Below is a genomic region from Lineus longissimus chromosome 16, tnLinLong1.2, whole genome shotgun sequence.
ggctCATGGTGTAGGAAGTCTTTCACGTTGTGCATAAAGACAGTTTTCAGAAGATAACTTGTGAGGAATTTGTCGACAAAATGTAACATGCGGTCATCTTTCACGACAACTTGACAAACGACCGGATCCCTGAGACATTTTGCCAAGATATAGGCATTCTTTACCCTGGCTGGTAAGTCCTTGATGTGCGCGACCTCGAGCTGAGAAAATGTGACACGGAAGAGTCTCTCACGTTCAGCTTCTTTGAAAGTCTTTCCGAATGAGCTCCCTTGGTGTGGAGGTCTTACAACCAACTGGTAGCCCTGTTTCTTGAGGTCATCATATCCCATCATCCAGGTTTTCTTAATGGCACCATCCGGCCAGTCATTTACTTGAAGCACGGGTACAACGTCTATCGACACCACCAGACTGCGCTGTTCGTCCGCCTTCCATCTCAATTGGATGACCGTGCTTGCACTGCCACCACCAGTAACAGCTGAAGGGATTGAAACGATCATGTCATCACTTGAATCAATGAAAGACCAAAAAAAAGAATGAGCCAACTTACTGCTATCAAAAATATCCCATCCGTCACACCTTCTGTAACCATGGCCAACTTCTGTAATCTTACTTGTGGGAATATAACCTTTGCACTTGACTGTGAAGTCAAATTCATCAGGGAATCCCACCTTGGTTAATTCGGCTGAACCTCCAGTGAGTGTCACAATCCATGAGAGTTTAGCAAGGATCGCCCTAATTTTGGTGTCAATGGTTACGTTCAGCTCATTCAGTTTATCCTGATTAAGGCTCTGGACCGAACCCAAACCTGGGAATTTGATCAAACTGGAAGTGGAAATTCTTTTCCTCTCTTCTACTTCATGCGGTGAAAGGGCCATTCTGAAGATGTCCCAGTTAATGTCTTCACTAAAAGAAAGATTGTGGTGATCCCTCAAATCCTCTGCATGTTGGTTTAATCCAGCAATCAGGAGATACTTGTAAATATCAATAGATCCACTTTGAGATAAACATTGTGCAAGTTCGACATTGCTGATGAAAGACAATGTTGCACCCAATGAGTGGAGCATTCGGACACATTCAAAATGACTATGTGAGATAGCTGTGGCTAAAGGAGACTGTCCATTTTGACCTACATAGTCTAAACCtggtattttgttcattttcgcTAGAAAAATTAAAACCTCTTTCTGTCCATATCTCGCTGCCAGCAGTAACCATCTTTCAATGGTTTTCTTAAGGTCGGCTtcatcagtgatatttttaaaaaagtaTTCAATGACATTAATCTGTCCGTGTATCACACAGTTGTCCCGAGAAGAAAATTCATCATTATCCTTACTCGCAATGTCTGCGCCATGTT
It encodes:
- the LOC135500767 gene encoding ankyrin-1-like, whose product is MVVALVLLLCCCRERFLLTASRKGHHIFAKLFLKFGAPIEIKTVGGYSPLFLASQNGHESVVKLLLDRGAQIESKSVSGRSPLWTASDNGHETVVRLLLDRGAVDGQSPLWIASFNGHRRVVKLLLDRGAQIESKSVSGQSPLWTASDNGHGSVVKLLLERGEMTEASVLSSHSPLHTTIDCENSMETLHQQRADIESKDNKGKSPLNQAATVGQTEIVQILIEHGADIASKDNDEFSSRDNCVIHGQINVIEYFFKNITDEADLKKTIERWLLLAARYGQKEVLIFLAKMNKIPGLDYVGQNGQSPLATAISHSHFECVRMLHSLGATLSFISNVELAQCLSQSGSIDIYKYLLIAGLNQHAEDLRDHHNLSFSEDINWDIFRMALSPHEVEERKRISTSSLIKFPGLGSVQSLNQDKLNELNVTIDTKIRAILAKLSWIVTLTGGSAELTKVGFPDEFDFTVKCKGYIPTSKITEVGHGYRRCDGWDIFDSSKLAHSFFWSFIDSSDDMIVSIPSAVTGGGSASTVIQLRWKADEQRSLVVSIDVVPVLQVNDWPDGAIKKTWMMGYDDLKKQGYQLVVRPPHQGSSFGKTFKEAERERLFRVTFSQLEVAHIKDLPARVKNAYILAKCLRDPVVCQVVVKDDRMLHFVDKFLTSYLLKTVFMHNVKDFLHHEPPLPLVEMAYILYSHLEYYLSRGSIPIFWMPKVNLLQGVNINAAKSHKVAAHMKAFVGGLYKEELNQEPPGDVNANLDEPPCRLDLDPNDATALEILSLPINQDSKVEGSSENSSILKMAPNIRKCNLEGGDICPDASSVSQILD